A stretch of Lactuca sativa cultivar Salinas chromosome 6, Lsat_Salinas_v11, whole genome shotgun sequence DNA encodes these proteins:
- the LOC111914202 gene encoding squamosa promoter-binding-like protein 1 isoform X1, which yields MEARFGGNPHHYYGPVVPELEGVGKRSMEWDLNDWKWDGDLFTATPLNTIPSDCRSRQLFPVTSGGSSSCSDEGKRELEKRRRVVILDDDDEVGGLNLNLGGQVYPITEDDLERWEGKSGKKTKVAPASSNRAVCQVDDCQTDLTGAKDYHRRHKVCNLHSKATKALVANVLQRFCQQCSRFHALEEFDEGKRSCRRRLAGHNRRRRKTHPENTVSGVSLNDERSCSYLLVSLLRILSNLQFENFAANTSEQNKDQDLLSHLLKNIASLAGNVNEKNSSGMDAGTSFATTPEKPVRQIESVNPSMACQITYPSNNKAQAQAPIEVEANNNNNNNNGMEGRVGKMKLNNIDLNMVYDESQDGMETAENIDKNMPLWLRGHPHKSSPPQTSGNSASTATQSPSSSSGEPQSRTDRIVFKLFGKDPNELPLVLRNQVLFFPFCRLWVLVIFRSDTLILCKFQILDWLLHSPTDIEGYIRPGCIILSVYLRMDNSSWDELCYDLSTHLRKLLDASNNSFWRTGWVYTRVLDHVAFSCNGQIVLNTALPNKRHRNSSILSITPIAVSASANTQFSVKGFNISWSTSRMLCVLEGSYLVQTSCSDLLDTTDSLMKHEDIQSLSFCCSVPNISGRGFIEIEDDSLSSSFFPFIVAEEDVCSEICTLESDIEDMGEEKTRRGALEFVNEMGWLLHRSQLKLRMGDGFSFKRFRWLIEFSVDHDWCAVVNKLLTIILGGEVVVAHDGSVEAALMEVGLLHRAVRRNSNRMVQLLLNHHQQNLFKADAVGPGGLTPLHIASGKDGSESVLDALTDDPQMVGLKAWRNSRDSSGLTPYDYASMRGHYNYIHLVQRKMNKNKNKNRSEKGGHVVVDMPPPVVAEPPHKVAGFETEKAVVVVVQKSCSRCERKLSYYGGGRSSLAIYKPAMLSMVAIAAVCVCVALLFKSSPQVMYVFQPFIWERLKYGAS from the exons ATGGAGGCTAGATTTGGGGGAAATCCTCATCATTACTATGGTCCTGTGGTTCCGGAATTGGAGGGTGTCGGAAAGAGAAGTATGGAATGGGATTTAAACGACTGGAAATGGGATGGCGATCTGTTCACTGCCACCCCATTAAACACAATTCCATCCGATTGCAGAAGCAGACAACTATTTCCTGTTACATCAGGTGGCTCTTCATCTTGCTCAGATGAAGGAAAAAGGGAGTTGGAAAAAAGGAGAAGAGTTGTGattcttgatgatgatgatgaagttgGAGGTCTTAACTTAAATCTTGGAGGCCAAGTGTACCCTATAACAGAGGACGATCTGGAAAGATGGGAAGGGAAGAGTGGCAAAAAGACTAAAGTAGCCCCGGCTTCATCGAATCGTGCAGTTTGTCAGGTGGATGATTGTCAAACCGATTTGACGGGTGCAAAAGATTATCATAGAAGACATAAAGTTTGTAATTTGCACTCCAAGGCCACCAAAGCATTGGTTGCAAATGTGTTGCAAAGATTTTGTCAGCAGTGCAGCAG GTTTCATGCACTTGAGGAGTTTGATGAAGGAAAGAGAAGTTGTCGCAGGCGATTAGCAGGACATAACAGGCGAAGAAGAAAGACACATCCAGAAAACACAGTTAGTGGAGTGTCACTAAATGATGAAAGAAGTTGTAGTTATCTGCTTGTTAGTCTCTTGAGGATACTCTCTAATCTACaat TTGAAAATTTTGCAGCTAATACATCGGAGCAAAACAAAGATCAAGATTTGCTGAGTCATCTATTGAAAAACATCGCCAGTCTTGCTGGTAATGTGAACGAGAAAAACTCATCTGGAATGGATGCTGGAACATCTTTTGCAACGACCCCTGAAAAG CCTGTCAGACAAATTGAAAGTGTGAATCCTTCAATGGCTTGCCAGATCACATATCCTTCAAACAACAAAGCTCAAGCTCAAGCTCCCATTGAAGTTGaagctaataataataataataataataatgggatGGAGGGTAGAGTTGGAAAGATGAAATTGAACAACATTGATTTGAACATGGTTTATGATGAATCTCAAGATGGTATGGAGACAGCTGAAAACATAGACAAAAATATGCCTTTGTGGTTACGTGGACACCCTCACAAATCAAGTCCTCCACAGACAAGTGGCAACTCTGCTTCAACAGCAACACAGTCACCATCTAGTTCCAGTGGGGAACCACAG agtCGTACAGACCGAATCGTATTCAAGCTATTTGGGAAAGATCCTAATGAGTTGCCTCTTGTTCTCAGGAACCAAGTACTCTTCTTTCCCTTTTGTAGACTTTGGGTTTTGGTTATTTTTAGATCAGATACACTAATTTTGTGTAAATTTCAGATTCTTGACTGGTTGTTACACAGTCCTACTGATATTGAAGGTTACATTCGGCCTGGATGTATCATATTATCAGTTTATCTTCGAATGGACAATTCCTCTTGGGATGAG CTTTGCTATGATTTGAGCACCCATTTGAGGAAGCTTTTGGATGCATCAAATAATTCTTTCTGGAGAACGGGATGGGTTTATACTAGGGTTCTTGATCATGTTGCCTTTTCTTGCAATG GTCAGATTGTTTTAAACACAGCTTTGCCAAATAAACGCCATAGAAACTCCAGCATATTGAGCATCACACCCATAGCAGTTTCTGCATCTGCCAACACTCAATTCTCTGTTAAAGGCTTCAACATATCATGGTCAACCTCAAG GATGCTATGTGTGCTAGAAGGGAGTTACCTTGTTCAGACAAGCTGTTCAGACTTGTTAGATACAACAGATTCGTTGATGAAGCATGAAGACATCCAGTCCCTTAGCTTCTGTTGCTCTGTACCTAATATTTCTGGGAGAGGATTCATAGAG ATTGAAGATGATAGCCTCAGCAGCAGTTTCTTTCCATTCATAGTTGCAGAAGAAGATGTTTGTTCAGAAATCTGTACACTGGAGAGTGATATAGAAGACATGGGTGAAGAGAAGACAAGAAGAGGGGCATTGGAGTTTGTAAATGAGATGGGGTGGCTTCTTCATAGAAGTCAGTTAAAGCTGAGAATGGGTGATGGTTTCTCATTTAAAAGATTCAGGTGGCTGATAGAGTTTTCAGTGGACCATGATTGGTGTGCTGTGGTCAACAAACTGTTGACCATCATCTTGGGTGGGGAAGTGGTGGTGGCTCATGATGGCTCGGTTGAAGCTGCTTTAATGGAAGTTGGGTTGCTCCACCGAGCCGTGAGGCGAAACTCCAACCGCATGGTTCAGCTGCTCTTGAATCACCACCAACAAAATTTGTTTAAAGCAGATGCTGTGGGGCCCGGTGGATTGACTCCTCTTCATATTGCATCTGGTAAAGATGGTTCAGAGAGTGTTTTAGATGCATTAACAGATGATCCTCAAATG GTGGGACTGAAAGCATGGAGGAACTCTAGGGATAGTAGTGGCTTGACACCTTATGATTATGCATCAATGAGAGGCCATTATAATTACATTCATCTGGTTCAAAGAAAGatgaacaagaacaagaacaagaacagaTCAGAGAAGGGGGGGCATGTGGTTGTGGACATGCCTCCTCCGGTGGTGGCTGAGCCGCCCCATAAAGTCGCCGGATTTGAAACGGAGAAGGCTGTAGTGGTGGTGGTACAGAAATCGTGCAGCCGGTGTGAGCGGAAACTGTCATATTATGGTGGCGGGCGGTCTTCACTGGCGATATATAAGCCGGCAATGCTGTCAATGGTGGCAATAGCtgcagtgtgtgtgtgtgtggcttTGCTGTTCAAGAGTTCACCTCAGGTTATGTATGTCTTCCAGCCCTTCATTTGGGAGAGACTCAAGTATGGAGCAAGCTAA
- the LOC111914202 gene encoding squamosa promoter-binding-like protein 1 isoform X3 → MEARFGGNPHHYYGPVVPELEGVGKRSMEWDLNDWKWDGDLFTATPLNTIPSDCRSRQLFPVTSGGSSSCSDEGKRELEKRRRVVILDDDDEVGGLNLNLGGQVYPITEDDLERWEGKSGKKTKVAPASSNRAVCQVDDCQTDLTGAKDYHRRHKVCNLHSKATKALVANVLQRFCQQCSRFHALEEFDEGKRSCRRRLAGHNRRRRKTHPENTVSGVSLNDERSCSYLLVSLLRILSNLQFENFAANTSEQNKDQDLLSHLLKNIASLAGNVNEKNSSGMDAGTSFATTPEKPVRQIESVNPSMACQITYPSNNKAQAQAPIEVEANNNNNNNNGMEGRVGKMKLNNIDLNMVYDESQDGMETAENIDKNMPLWLRGHPHKSSPPQTSGNSASTATQSPSSSSGEPQSRTDRIVFKLFGKDPNELPLVLRNQILDWLLHSPTDIEGYIRPGCIILSVYLRMDNSSWDELCYDLSTHLRKLLDASNNSFWRTGWVYTRVLDHVAFSCNGQIVLNTALPNKRHRNSSILSITPIAVSASANTQFSVKGFNISWSTSRMLCVLEGSYLVQTSCSDLLDTTDSLMKHEDIQSLSFCCSVPNISGRGFIEIEDDSLSSSFFPFIVAEEDVCSEICTLESDIEDMGEEKTRRGALEFVNEMGWLLHRSQLKLRMGDGFSFKRFRWLIEFSVDHDWCAVVNKLLTIILGGEVVVAHDGSVEAALMEVGLLHRAVRRNSNRMVQLLLNHHQQNLFKADAVGPGGLTPLHIASGKDGSESVLDALTDDPQMVGLKAWRNSRDSSGLTPYDYASMRGHYNYIHLVQRKMNKNKNKNRSEKGGHVVVDMPPPVVAEPPHKVAGFETEKAVVVVVQKSCSRCERKLSYYGGGRSSLAIYKPAMLSMVAIAAVCVCVALLFKSSPQVMYVFQPFIWERLKYGAS, encoded by the exons ATGGAGGCTAGATTTGGGGGAAATCCTCATCATTACTATGGTCCTGTGGTTCCGGAATTGGAGGGTGTCGGAAAGAGAAGTATGGAATGGGATTTAAACGACTGGAAATGGGATGGCGATCTGTTCACTGCCACCCCATTAAACACAATTCCATCCGATTGCAGAAGCAGACAACTATTTCCTGTTACATCAGGTGGCTCTTCATCTTGCTCAGATGAAGGAAAAAGGGAGTTGGAAAAAAGGAGAAGAGTTGTGattcttgatgatgatgatgaagttgGAGGTCTTAACTTAAATCTTGGAGGCCAAGTGTACCCTATAACAGAGGACGATCTGGAAAGATGGGAAGGGAAGAGTGGCAAAAAGACTAAAGTAGCCCCGGCTTCATCGAATCGTGCAGTTTGTCAGGTGGATGATTGTCAAACCGATTTGACGGGTGCAAAAGATTATCATAGAAGACATAAAGTTTGTAATTTGCACTCCAAGGCCACCAAAGCATTGGTTGCAAATGTGTTGCAAAGATTTTGTCAGCAGTGCAGCAG GTTTCATGCACTTGAGGAGTTTGATGAAGGAAAGAGAAGTTGTCGCAGGCGATTAGCAGGACATAACAGGCGAAGAAGAAAGACACATCCAGAAAACACAGTTAGTGGAGTGTCACTAAATGATGAAAGAAGTTGTAGTTATCTGCTTGTTAGTCTCTTGAGGATACTCTCTAATCTACaat TTGAAAATTTTGCAGCTAATACATCGGAGCAAAACAAAGATCAAGATTTGCTGAGTCATCTATTGAAAAACATCGCCAGTCTTGCTGGTAATGTGAACGAGAAAAACTCATCTGGAATGGATGCTGGAACATCTTTTGCAACGACCCCTGAAAAG CCTGTCAGACAAATTGAAAGTGTGAATCCTTCAATGGCTTGCCAGATCACATATCCTTCAAACAACAAAGCTCAAGCTCAAGCTCCCATTGAAGTTGaagctaataataataataataataataatgggatGGAGGGTAGAGTTGGAAAGATGAAATTGAACAACATTGATTTGAACATGGTTTATGATGAATCTCAAGATGGTATGGAGACAGCTGAAAACATAGACAAAAATATGCCTTTGTGGTTACGTGGACACCCTCACAAATCAAGTCCTCCACAGACAAGTGGCAACTCTGCTTCAACAGCAACACAGTCACCATCTAGTTCCAGTGGGGAACCACAG agtCGTACAGACCGAATCGTATTCAAGCTATTTGGGAAAGATCCTAATGAGTTGCCTCTTGTTCTCAGGAACCAA ATTCTTGACTGGTTGTTACACAGTCCTACTGATATTGAAGGTTACATTCGGCCTGGATGTATCATATTATCAGTTTATCTTCGAATGGACAATTCCTCTTGGGATGAG CTTTGCTATGATTTGAGCACCCATTTGAGGAAGCTTTTGGATGCATCAAATAATTCTTTCTGGAGAACGGGATGGGTTTATACTAGGGTTCTTGATCATGTTGCCTTTTCTTGCAATG GTCAGATTGTTTTAAACACAGCTTTGCCAAATAAACGCCATAGAAACTCCAGCATATTGAGCATCACACCCATAGCAGTTTCTGCATCTGCCAACACTCAATTCTCTGTTAAAGGCTTCAACATATCATGGTCAACCTCAAG GATGCTATGTGTGCTAGAAGGGAGTTACCTTGTTCAGACAAGCTGTTCAGACTTGTTAGATACAACAGATTCGTTGATGAAGCATGAAGACATCCAGTCCCTTAGCTTCTGTTGCTCTGTACCTAATATTTCTGGGAGAGGATTCATAGAG ATTGAAGATGATAGCCTCAGCAGCAGTTTCTTTCCATTCATAGTTGCAGAAGAAGATGTTTGTTCAGAAATCTGTACACTGGAGAGTGATATAGAAGACATGGGTGAAGAGAAGACAAGAAGAGGGGCATTGGAGTTTGTAAATGAGATGGGGTGGCTTCTTCATAGAAGTCAGTTAAAGCTGAGAATGGGTGATGGTTTCTCATTTAAAAGATTCAGGTGGCTGATAGAGTTTTCAGTGGACCATGATTGGTGTGCTGTGGTCAACAAACTGTTGACCATCATCTTGGGTGGGGAAGTGGTGGTGGCTCATGATGGCTCGGTTGAAGCTGCTTTAATGGAAGTTGGGTTGCTCCACCGAGCCGTGAGGCGAAACTCCAACCGCATGGTTCAGCTGCTCTTGAATCACCACCAACAAAATTTGTTTAAAGCAGATGCTGTGGGGCCCGGTGGATTGACTCCTCTTCATATTGCATCTGGTAAAGATGGTTCAGAGAGTGTTTTAGATGCATTAACAGATGATCCTCAAATG GTGGGACTGAAAGCATGGAGGAACTCTAGGGATAGTAGTGGCTTGACACCTTATGATTATGCATCAATGAGAGGCCATTATAATTACATTCATCTGGTTCAAAGAAAGatgaacaagaacaagaacaagaacagaTCAGAGAAGGGGGGGCATGTGGTTGTGGACATGCCTCCTCCGGTGGTGGCTGAGCCGCCCCATAAAGTCGCCGGATTTGAAACGGAGAAGGCTGTAGTGGTGGTGGTACAGAAATCGTGCAGCCGGTGTGAGCGGAAACTGTCATATTATGGTGGCGGGCGGTCTTCACTGGCGATATATAAGCCGGCAATGCTGTCAATGGTGGCAATAGCtgcagtgtgtgtgtgtgtggcttTGCTGTTCAAGAGTTCACCTCAGGTTATGTATGTCTTCCAGCCCTTCATTTGGGAGAGACTCAAGTATGGAGCAAGCTAA
- the LOC111914202 gene encoding squamosa promoter-binding-like protein 1 isoform X4 encodes MEARFGGNPHHYYGPVVPELEGVGKRSMEWDLNDWKWDGDLFTATPLNTIPSDCRSRQLFPVTSGGSSSCSDEGKRELEKRRRVVILDDDDEVGGLNLNLGGQVYPITEDDLERWEGKSGKKTKVAPASSNRAVCQVDDCQTDLTGAKDYHRRHKVCNLHSKATKALVANVLQRFCQQCSRFHALEEFDEGKRSCRRRLAGHNRRRRKTHPENTVSGVSLNDERSCSYLLVSLLRILSNLQSNTSEQNKDQDLLSHLLKNIASLAGNVNEKNSSGMDAGTSFATTPEKPVRQIESVNPSMACQITYPSNNKAQAQAPIEVEANNNNNNNNGMEGRVGKMKLNNIDLNMVYDESQDGMETAENIDKNMPLWLRGHPHKSSPPQTSGNSASTATQSPSSSSGEPQSRTDRIVFKLFGKDPNELPLVLRNQILDWLLHSPTDIEGYIRPGCIILSVYLRMDNSSWDELCYDLSTHLRKLLDASNNSFWRTGWVYTRVLDHVAFSCNGQIVLNTALPNKRHRNSSILSITPIAVSASANTQFSVKGFNISWSTSRMLCVLEGSYLVQTSCSDLLDTTDSLMKHEDIQSLSFCCSVPNISGRGFIEIEDDSLSSSFFPFIVAEEDVCSEICTLESDIEDMGEEKTRRGALEFVNEMGWLLHRSQLKLRMGDGFSFKRFRWLIEFSVDHDWCAVVNKLLTIILGGEVVVAHDGSVEAALMEVGLLHRAVRRNSNRMVQLLLNHHQQNLFKADAVGPGGLTPLHIASGKDGSESVLDALTDDPQMVGLKAWRNSRDSSGLTPYDYASMRGHYNYIHLVQRKMNKNKNKNRSEKGGHVVVDMPPPVVAEPPHKVAGFETEKAVVVVVQKSCSRCERKLSYYGGGRSSLAIYKPAMLSMVAIAAVCVCVALLFKSSPQVMYVFQPFIWERLKYGAS; translated from the exons ATGGAGGCTAGATTTGGGGGAAATCCTCATCATTACTATGGTCCTGTGGTTCCGGAATTGGAGGGTGTCGGAAAGAGAAGTATGGAATGGGATTTAAACGACTGGAAATGGGATGGCGATCTGTTCACTGCCACCCCATTAAACACAATTCCATCCGATTGCAGAAGCAGACAACTATTTCCTGTTACATCAGGTGGCTCTTCATCTTGCTCAGATGAAGGAAAAAGGGAGTTGGAAAAAAGGAGAAGAGTTGTGattcttgatgatgatgatgaagttgGAGGTCTTAACTTAAATCTTGGAGGCCAAGTGTACCCTATAACAGAGGACGATCTGGAAAGATGGGAAGGGAAGAGTGGCAAAAAGACTAAAGTAGCCCCGGCTTCATCGAATCGTGCAGTTTGTCAGGTGGATGATTGTCAAACCGATTTGACGGGTGCAAAAGATTATCATAGAAGACATAAAGTTTGTAATTTGCACTCCAAGGCCACCAAAGCATTGGTTGCAAATGTGTTGCAAAGATTTTGTCAGCAGTGCAGCAG GTTTCATGCACTTGAGGAGTTTGATGAAGGAAAGAGAAGTTGTCGCAGGCGATTAGCAGGACATAACAGGCGAAGAAGAAAGACACATCCAGAAAACACAGTTAGTGGAGTGTCACTAAATGATGAAAGAAGTTGTAGTTATCTGCTTGTTAGTCTCTTGAGGATACTCTCTAATCTACaat CTAATACATCGGAGCAAAACAAAGATCAAGATTTGCTGAGTCATCTATTGAAAAACATCGCCAGTCTTGCTGGTAATGTGAACGAGAAAAACTCATCTGGAATGGATGCTGGAACATCTTTTGCAACGACCCCTGAAAAG CCTGTCAGACAAATTGAAAGTGTGAATCCTTCAATGGCTTGCCAGATCACATATCCTTCAAACAACAAAGCTCAAGCTCAAGCTCCCATTGAAGTTGaagctaataataataataataataataatgggatGGAGGGTAGAGTTGGAAAGATGAAATTGAACAACATTGATTTGAACATGGTTTATGATGAATCTCAAGATGGTATGGAGACAGCTGAAAACATAGACAAAAATATGCCTTTGTGGTTACGTGGACACCCTCACAAATCAAGTCCTCCACAGACAAGTGGCAACTCTGCTTCAACAGCAACACAGTCACCATCTAGTTCCAGTGGGGAACCACAG agtCGTACAGACCGAATCGTATTCAAGCTATTTGGGAAAGATCCTAATGAGTTGCCTCTTGTTCTCAGGAACCAA ATTCTTGACTGGTTGTTACACAGTCCTACTGATATTGAAGGTTACATTCGGCCTGGATGTATCATATTATCAGTTTATCTTCGAATGGACAATTCCTCTTGGGATGAG CTTTGCTATGATTTGAGCACCCATTTGAGGAAGCTTTTGGATGCATCAAATAATTCTTTCTGGAGAACGGGATGGGTTTATACTAGGGTTCTTGATCATGTTGCCTTTTCTTGCAATG GTCAGATTGTTTTAAACACAGCTTTGCCAAATAAACGCCATAGAAACTCCAGCATATTGAGCATCACACCCATAGCAGTTTCTGCATCTGCCAACACTCAATTCTCTGTTAAAGGCTTCAACATATCATGGTCAACCTCAAG GATGCTATGTGTGCTAGAAGGGAGTTACCTTGTTCAGACAAGCTGTTCAGACTTGTTAGATACAACAGATTCGTTGATGAAGCATGAAGACATCCAGTCCCTTAGCTTCTGTTGCTCTGTACCTAATATTTCTGGGAGAGGATTCATAGAG ATTGAAGATGATAGCCTCAGCAGCAGTTTCTTTCCATTCATAGTTGCAGAAGAAGATGTTTGTTCAGAAATCTGTACACTGGAGAGTGATATAGAAGACATGGGTGAAGAGAAGACAAGAAGAGGGGCATTGGAGTTTGTAAATGAGATGGGGTGGCTTCTTCATAGAAGTCAGTTAAAGCTGAGAATGGGTGATGGTTTCTCATTTAAAAGATTCAGGTGGCTGATAGAGTTTTCAGTGGACCATGATTGGTGTGCTGTGGTCAACAAACTGTTGACCATCATCTTGGGTGGGGAAGTGGTGGTGGCTCATGATGGCTCGGTTGAAGCTGCTTTAATGGAAGTTGGGTTGCTCCACCGAGCCGTGAGGCGAAACTCCAACCGCATGGTTCAGCTGCTCTTGAATCACCACCAACAAAATTTGTTTAAAGCAGATGCTGTGGGGCCCGGTGGATTGACTCCTCTTCATATTGCATCTGGTAAAGATGGTTCAGAGAGTGTTTTAGATGCATTAACAGATGATCCTCAAATG GTGGGACTGAAAGCATGGAGGAACTCTAGGGATAGTAGTGGCTTGACACCTTATGATTATGCATCAATGAGAGGCCATTATAATTACATTCATCTGGTTCAAAGAAAGatgaacaagaacaagaacaagaacagaTCAGAGAAGGGGGGGCATGTGGTTGTGGACATGCCTCCTCCGGTGGTGGCTGAGCCGCCCCATAAAGTCGCCGGATTTGAAACGGAGAAGGCTGTAGTGGTGGTGGTACAGAAATCGTGCAGCCGGTGTGAGCGGAAACTGTCATATTATGGTGGCGGGCGGTCTTCACTGGCGATATATAAGCCGGCAATGCTGTCAATGGTGGCAATAGCtgcagtgtgtgtgtgtgtggcttTGCTGTTCAAGAGTTCACCTCAGGTTATGTATGTCTTCCAGCCCTTCATTTGGGAGAGACTCAAGTATGGAGCAAGCTAA